Genomic DNA from Epinephelus moara isolate mb chromosome 24, YSFRI_EMoa_1.0, whole genome shotgun sequence:
TGTAATAATGTCTTTCAtagttaaaattaaataaaacttttcagACTTATGtgtaaattgtattttattagtaactttttaaaatcataagTAATATTAAATATCACAGTGTTTCAGAGACTTATTAGtgtttttagtttatttattttttaaataaactttattaaattTCAATTAGATGTACAGACAGAATTTATCAGCATACAATTTAGATATAAGACAATACAAGACAACAATAGGCTACATACCAAAATGAgggaaaatgtcagtgtgtttacagcttCAGTCATACAGGACTGTTTCAGAAACTCGTGTGCAGCGCATGCTCAGTCGCGTCTAGAGAAATAGCCAATCCTGTGCGAGTAACAGCACAGTAATATTTGCATGACACACGTATAAAGTGTATCGTCTCAGAGACAGAGTTATCGTATCATACTTCGTCAGACATCATCTGAAGCGAGAATGCCTGAGCCCGCCAAAGCACCCACTAAAGGCGCCAAGAAAGGCGTCACTAAACCGCCCAAGGGCAACAAGAAGCGGAGGTccaagaagaggagggagagctACGCCATCTACGTGTACAAGGTGCTGAAGCAGGTCCACCCCGACACCGGCATCTCCTCCAAGGCCATGGGCATCATGAACTCCTTCGTCAGCGACATCTTTGAGCGCATCGCCGGTGAGGCCTCCCGTCTGGCTCACTACAACAAGCGCTCCACCATCACTTCCAGGGAGATCCAGACCGCCGTCCGCCTGCTGCTGCCCGGGGAGCTGGCCAAGCACGCCGTGTCTGAGGGCACCAAGGCCGTCACCAAGTACACCAGCTCCAAGTAAACACCTCTGCTCTCACTCAGCGACACAGCTACAACACAAaggctcttttaagagccacacactcacactctgcAGAGCTTGTCCTCTTCTGTCCAACTCTGATATAAAATTATAAATCTATATGATTATTAGTCAGACAATAACAGTTTGATTTTCTTGTATTTAGCTGTGTAAAAGAGTTCTTTTACTGAACAATCATGACACCGAGTTCAAAAAAATCCATAAGTCACTCTAATGGAAATTTATTGTTAATAGTGTAACCACATCGATGTTTAGCATAAATCTTTTGAGTAAATAAGGAAACTTAAAGAGGAAAATTGCTGATGTGACAGAAACATGAACAGTGAACCACAGTTATAATGAAGATAATAAAGTCGTCCTCAATTATTGGTGTCAATAAATAGACTTGTGTGTGCAGCTGAATCACTACAAATACACTCAATACACAAATATCAATCAATagatattatttttgtttaattatagTCTCATGTGTAAACCatagaagtaaaaaaaacattaaatgtgtaaTACCTGTTTTTAAAGTTCTGTATTAAATGTGTATTAAATAATCCTGCTGACatgaaatattaacatatttcattAGTGTAGTTTATTCTCAGTCAAAATGTGATGTGATACATGTTATATAAATATACCTCACACTTTGTCTATAAGGTAAATCACATTTTGATAATTTGTCATTAGTTATCAAACCTGAATATTATACAGACAGACTGAGCCTGGTTTTAACGACTCCACTGAGATAATGATAAACCAGTTAGTGTTGGTgaactgtaatttattttatgtttggaGAGTGTG
This window encodes:
- the LOC126385615 gene encoding histone H2B 1.2-like, translating into MPEPAKAPTKGAKKGVTKPPKGNKKRRSKKRRESYAIYVYKVLKQVHPDTGISSKAMGIMNSFVSDIFERIAGEASRLAHYNKRSTITSREIQTAVRLLLPGELAKHAVSEGTKAVTKYTSSK